From Juglans regia cultivar Chandler chromosome 6, Walnut 2.0, whole genome shotgun sequence, the proteins below share one genomic window:
- the LOC109003533 gene encoding uncharacterized protein LOC109003533, whose amino-acid sequence MASEVVKRVKCGCCGMWEECTVEYIEWVQERFGGVWVCGLCEEAIKDEQARLGVGVEAALRMHATFLESAHADPAARMAPSILELIKKIMSSSLSPKASLP is encoded by the coding sequence atggcaaGTGAAGTGGTGAAGAGGGTAAAGTGTGGGTGCTGTGGGATGTGGGAGGAGTGCACAGTGGAGTACATTGAATGGGTTCAGGAGCGGTTTGGAGGAGTCTGGGTTTGTGGGCTATGCGAAGAAGCTATCAAAGATGAGCAAGCACGTCTTGGTGTTGGAGTTGAGGCTGCTTTGAGGATGCATGCCACCTTTCTAGAGTCTGCACATGCTGATCCTGCTGCTCGCATGGCTCCTTCCATTCTTGAACTCATCAAAAAGATCATGTCTTCTTCTTTGTCACCAAAGGCTTCTTTGCCCTAA
- the LOC109003535 gene encoding annexin D5 — protein MSTLILSPVATSPRDDAIALYRAFKGFGCDTAAVVNILAHRDATQRALIQQEYRTMYSDDLFKRLSKELTGKLETAVLLWMHDPAGRDALIVWQALRVETKNLEAATEVICSRTPSQIQHVKQIYHSKFGVPLEHDIEICASGDHKKLLLAYVRTLRYEGLEVDREITQKDAKALYKAGEKKLGTDEKTFIRMFSERSRAQLAAISSAYHDMYGSSLKKAVKGETSGLFEYALLTILRCSENPAKYFAKVLRKSMKGLGTNDTTLVRVIVTRTEIDMQYIKVEYLKKYKKTLNDAVHSETSGHYRTFLLSLLGPNH, from the exons ATGTCGACGCTGATTCTTTCTCCCGTTGCCACTTCCCCAAGAGACGACGCTATAGCGCTTTACCGTGCTTTCAAGG GGTTCGGGTGCGATACTGCAGCAGTAGTCAATATTCTTGCGCATCGGGACGCAACACAGCGCGCCCTTATCCAACAAGAATATAGAACAATGTATTCTGATGACCTCTTTAAACGCTTGTCTAAAGAGCTTACTGGCAAATTAGAG ACAGCAGTTCTGCTCTGGATGCACGATCCGGCGGGACGTGATGCACTAATTGTCTGGCAGGCATTACGTGTAGAGACAAAGAACCTTGAAGCTGCCACTGAAGTAATCTGTTCTCGTACCCCATCCCAGATACAGCATGTTAAGCAAATATATCACTCAAAATTTGGGGTTCCCCTTGAACATGATATTGAAATCTGTGCCTCTGGAGATCATAAAAAG CTATTGCTTGCATATGTAAGAACACTCCGTTATGAAGGTCTGGAAGTTGACAGAGAGATAACCCAGAAGGATGCAAAGGCTCTTTATAAAGCAGGGGAGAAGAAATTGGGAACAGATGAGAAGACTTTCATCCGCATGTTTAGTGAGCGAAGCAGGGCACAATTGGCTGCTATTAGTTCTGCTTACCATGACATGTATGGAAGTTCACTGAAAAAG GCGGTAAAGGGTGAAACGTCTGGGCTCTTCGAATATGCTCTTTTGACAATTTTACGCTGCTCAGAGAATCCTGCAAAATACTTTGCAAAG GTGTTGCGTAAATCTATGAAGGGTTTGGGGACTAACGACACCACCCTGGTGAGGGTCATTGTGACGAGGACTGAGATCGATATGCAGTACATAAAAGTCGAATACCTGAAGAAATACAAGAAGACATTGAATGATGCAGTCCACTCAGAAACATCAGGTCATTACAGGACTTTTCTTCTATCTCTTTTGGGTCCCAACCACTAG